A section of the Drosophila sechellia strain sech25 chromosome 3L, ASM438219v1, whole genome shotgun sequence genome encodes:
- the LOC6619343 gene encoding heparan sulfate 2-O-sulfotransferase pipe isoform X6 — protein sequence MSLNAERSYKMKLRDVENAFKYRRIPYPKRSVELIALLAISCTFFLFMHTNKLNSRLKEMEVKLQPSEFSALGLTGNHISGHDAGGKHDDINTLHGTFQYLKSTGQLASLTPSQLNNTAKAEMDRLFFTRCAKVGSESLTEFMEHLQEINNFQVDKYGINKRSKRQLKPRAQAETAGYIYNLDEGSVYIEHVPWIDFNEYNLPKPIFINLVRDPVERMISWYYYVRNSYRNAIFYRNNPLAPLKPTAWFKKSYNDCVRSGDPECQYVPLAVRDVEGNFKRQTIFFCGHDQDCLPFNSPLAVQIAKRRVETEYAVVGTWEETNITLTVLEHYIPRYFARAKMIFHLYQKSLQNRNRNNRKPHVDADVRAMVRRNFTHEYDFYYFCKQRLYMQYIALKRTELERLNFS from the exons TTCCGTCGAGCTGATCGCCCTGCTGGCTATTTCGTGCACCTTCTTCCTGTTCATGCACACCAACAAACTGAACAGTCGCCTCAAGGAGATGGAGGTGAAGCTGCAGCCATCCGAGTTTTCGGCCCTCGGTCTAACGGGCAACCACATCAGCGGACACGATGCGGGCGGCA AGCACGATGACATCAACACCCTGCACGGCACCTTCCAATATCTGAAGAGCACTGGCCAG TTAGCTAGCCTAACACCTAGCCAATTGAACAACACAGCCAAGGCCGAAATGGATCGCCTCTTTTTCACGAGATGCGCCAAAGTGGGCAGCGAGTCGCTAACGGAGTTTATGGAGCATCTGCAGGAAATCAACAACTTCCAAGTGGATAAGTACGGAATTAACAAGAGATCGAAGAGGCAACTGAAGCCACGGGCTCAGGCTGAGACAGCTGGTTATATCTATAACCTGGACGAAGGATCCGTCTACATAGAGCACGTCCCTTGGATCGATTTCAACGAGTACAATCTACCCAAGCCCATCTTTATCAACCTGGTTCGTGACCCCGTGGAGCGCATGATAAGCTGGTATTACTACGTCAGGAACTCCTACCGAAATGCCATTTTCTACCGCAACAATCCCCTGGCTCCTCTAAAGCCCACGGCCTGGTTCAAAAAGAGCTACAACGACTGTGTGAGGAGTGGTGACCCCGAATGCCAGTATGTTCCACTGGCAGTTCGCGATGTGGAGGGGAACTTCAAGAGGCAGACAATATTCTTCTGCGGCCACGATCAGGACTGTTT ACCTTTCAATTCTCCCCTGGCTGTTCAGATAGCCAAACGTAGGGTGGAAACGGAATACGCAGTGGTGGGTACTTGGGAAGAGACCAATATAACTCTAACCGTTTTGGAGCACTATATACCTCGTTATTTCGCAAGAGCTAAAATGATCTTTCACT TGTACCAAAAGTCCCTACAGAATCGCAATCGCAATAACAGAAAGCCTCACGTGGATGCAGATGTCAGGGCCATGGTCAGGAGGAATTTCACCCATGAGTACGACTTTTACTACTTCTGCAAACAGCGTCTCTATATGCAGTACATAGCCCTTAAGCGCACCGAATTGGAACGACTGAATTTTTCTTGA
- the LOC116800982 gene encoding uncharacterized protein LOC116800982 — MKIPANLILPLPLGSHSPCQDPLKLLKIHRLMLRPATIGTVVTLITAAVVFLFNNNDAYLSKNGKLAIASLIYMLIVNLLIFCKPVSILVLLTLYAAAQVLTLPYCVLLILNIRRLIDGQFERQECVMAALVLVPDIIGLSLFIVSMCLGGGFGSSDGSSSGSSSGGSSGGSSSGCSS, encoded by the exons atgaaaataccTGCTAACTTGATCCTGCCACTTCCTCTGGGAAGCCATAGTCCGTGTCAAGATCCATTGAAGCTGTTAAAAATCCATCGTTTGATGCTCCGCCCAGCGACT ATCGGCACGGTTGTGACATTGATAACagcagctgttgtttttttatttaacaatAATGACGCTTACTTGTCGAAAAATGGGAAGCTGGCTATCGCATCCTTGATTTACATGCTGATAGTTAATTTACTAATTTTTTGCAAGCCTGTAAGCATTCTGGTTTTATTAACTTTGTATGCAGCAGCCCAAGTGCTAACCCTTCCATATTG TGTCTTGCTCATCCTTAACATCCGCCGGTTGATCGATGGCCAGTTCGAGAGGCAGGAGTGTGTTATGGCCGCCCTGGTGCTAGTTCCAGACATTATAGGCCTAAGTCTCTTTATAGTCTCCATGTGCCTGGGTGGAGGATTCGGAAGCTCCGACGGAAGTAGCAGTGGAAGTAGCAGTGGAGGTAGCAGTGGGGGTAGCAGCAGTGGCTGTAGCAGCTAG
- the LOC6619343 gene encoding heparan sulfate 2-O-sulfotransferase pipe isoform X4 has protein sequence MSLNAERSYKMKLRDVENAFKYRRIPYPKRSVELIALLAISCTFFLFMHTNKLNSRLKEMEVKLQPSEFSALGLTGNHISGHDAGGKHDDINTLHGTFQYLKSTGQLQQLSANRLNNTKHAEIEVLFFNRAAKVGSESMLELFMALEKYNEDLTLERRGLHTRTVRQMNKNQRRESAEFVADLEEGTMYIEHINWLDFDEFDLPKPIYINLVRDPVERVISWFFYARSSYKNAIEYRKRPNQKIKPESWYKKNFNDCVRSGDPECQYVPHTVKDSIANFKRQSLFYCGHHDDCLPFNSPTAVQMAKEHVERDYAVVGSWEDTNITLTVLENYIPRFFRGAKLMYEMHNSKITNRNKNKRKPFVEPEVKEMIRRNFTNEYEFYYFCKQRLYKQYLALNLKELEVHGLLN, from the exons TTCCGTCGAGCTGATCGCCCTGCTGGCTATTTCGTGCACCTTCTTCCTGTTCATGCACACCAACAAACTGAACAGTCGCCTCAAGGAGATGGAGGTGAAGCTGCAGCCATCCGAGTTTTCGGCCCTCGGTCTAACGGGCAACCACATCAGCGGACACGATGCGGGCGGCA AGCACGATGACATCAACACCCTGCACGGCACCTTCCAATATCTGAAGAGCACTGGCCAG CTTCAGCAACTGAGCGCAAATCGCCTCAACAACACAAAACACGCGGAAATCGAAGTGCTGTTTTTCAATCGCGCCGCCAAAGTCGGAAGTGAATCAATGCTGGAGCTCTTTATGGCGCTGGAAAAGTACAACGAAGATCTAACGCTGGAAAGACGTGGTCTCCATACCAGAACCGTTCGGCAAATGAACAAAAATCAGAGACGTGAGTCCGCCGAATTTGTAGCCGATCTGGAGGAGGGCACCATGTACATTGAGCACATCAATTGGCTAGACTTCGATGAGTTCGACCTACCCAAGCCAATTTACATCAATTTGGTGCGCGATCCAGTGGAGAGGGTCATAAGCTGGTTCTTTTACGCTCGGAGTTCCTACAAGAATGCCATCGAGTACCGAAAGAGGCccaatcaaaaaataaagccCGAATCCTGGTATAAGAAGAACTTCAATGATTGTGTAAGGAGTGGAGATCCCGAGTGCCAATACGTGCCCCACACGGTCAAGGACTCGATTGCCAATTTTAAGAGGCAGTCCTTATTTTATTGCGGCCATCACGACGATTGCCT ACCTTTTAACTCACCAACTGCCGTGCAAATGGCGAAGGAGCACGTGGAAAGGGATTATGCTGTTGTGGGCAGCTGGGAGGACACGAATATAACCCTGACCGTTCTCGAGAACTATATTCCACGCTTCTTTCGTGGTGCGAAGCTCATGTATGAAA TGCACAATAGCAAGATCACCAATCGGAACAAGAACAAACGCAAGCCGTTTGTAGAGCCCGAGGTCAAGGAAATGATTCGCAGGAACTTTACTAACGAGTACGAGTTTTACTACTTCTGCAAGCAGCGCTTGTACAAACAGTATTTGGCCCTCAATCTGAAGGAGTTGGAGGTGCATGGTCTGTTAAACTAG
- the LOC6618409 gene encoding heparan sulfate 2-O-sulfotransferase pipe, which yields MELSLSVHSKSIRNRNRNNRKPHIDADVREMVRRNFTNEYEFYYFCKQRLYKQYLALQFENNLH from the coding sequence ATGGAGTTATCTCTTTCAGTGCACAGCAAAAGCATCCGAAATCGGAATCGCAATAATCGCAAACCCCACATAGATGCGGATGTCAGGGAGATGGTAAGACGAAACTTTACCAACGAATATGAGTTCTACTACTTCTGCAAGCAGCGTTTGTATAAGCAATATTTGGCCCTTCAATTCGAGAATAATCTTCACTAA
- the LOC6619343 gene encoding heparan sulfate 2-O-sulfotransferase pipe isoform X2 produces MSLNAERSYKMKLRDVENAFKYRRIPYPKRSVELIALLAISCTFFLFMHTNKLNSRLKEMEVKLQPSEFSALGLTGNHISGHDAGGKHDDINTLHGTFQYLKSTGQILQLSPDKLNNTPKAEIDVLFFNRVPKTGSMQLIELMRQLGKVHDYDVEKDPQQGGVIPILETAEQSDMIDNIVNLDGTVFASHVNFLNFTKHEQPRPIYINMVRDPVERVISWYYYIRAPWVFVPGRRRNNREMPNPKWVNTEFDQCVTSGEKVCTYIENSLLEHVGDHRRQTLFFCGHNEFQCTPFNARLPLQLAKMNVEREYSVVGTWEHTNETLAVLEAYVPRYFADASKMYYSGLHADKQNVNPMKPHISQDILDMVRRNFTREIEFYQFCRQRLHKQYLAIKLNDLKRVDKSLAMLSEAKEMVINN; encoded by the exons TTCCGTCGAGCTGATCGCCCTGCTGGCTATTTCGTGCACCTTCTTCCTGTTCATGCACACCAACAAACTGAACAGTCGCCTCAAGGAGATGGAGGTGAAGCTGCAGCCATCCGAGTTTTCGGCCCTCGGTCTAACGGGCAACCACATCAGCGGACACGATGCGGGCGGCA AGCACGATGACATCAACACCCTGCACGGCACCTTCCAATATCTGAAGAGCACTGGCCAG ATCCTGCAGCTTAGTCCTGACAAGCTGAACAATACACCCAAGGCCGAGATTGACGTGTTGTTTTTCAATCGGGTTCCGAAGACAGGAAGTATGCAGCTGATTGAGCTTATGAGGCAGCTGGGGAAGGTCCATGACTACGATGTGGAAAAGGATCCCCAACAGGGGGGCGTTATTCCCATCTTGGAGACCGCCGAGCAGAGTGACATGATCGATAATATTGTTAACCTTGACGGCACCGTGTTCGCCAGCCACGTGAACTTCCTTAACTTTACCAAGCACGAGCAGCCCAGACCCATTTACATCAACATGGTTCGGGATCCCGTGGAGAGGGTTATCAGCTGGTACTACTACATCCGGGCTCCGTGGGTCTTTGTTCCCGGCAGGAGGCGCAATAATCGCGAAATGCCCAATCCCAAATGGGTTAACACCGAATTCGATCAGTGCGTCACGAGTGGCGAAAAGGTGTGCACCTACATCGAGAATTCTCTGCTGGAACATGTGGGCGATCATCGGCGACAAACTTTGTTCTTCTGCGGTCACAATGAGTTCCAGTGCAC ACCCTTCAATGCCCGTCTGCCCCTTCAATTGGCCAAAATGAATGTGGAACGGGAGTACTCAGTGGTGGGAACCTGGGAGCACACGAACGAAACCCTTGCCGTTTTAGAGGCTTACGTTCCCCGCTATTTCGCAGATGCCTCCAAAATGTATTACT CGGGCTTGCATGCGGATAAGCAAAATGTTAACCCAATGAAGCCGCACATTTCGCAGGATATTTTAGATATGGTTCGTCGGAATTTCACTcgtgaaattgaattttatcaGTTTTGCCGCCAGCGGTTGCACAAACAGTACTTGGCCATCAAACTGAACGATCTCAAGCGAGTGGACAAGTCATTGGCCATGTTAAGTGAGGCCAAAGAAATGGTCATCAACAACTAG
- the LOC6619343 gene encoding heparan sulfate 2-O-sulfotransferase pipe isoform X3, which produces MSLNAERSYKMKLRDVENAFKYRRIPYPKRSVELIALLAISCTFFLFMHTNKLNSRLKEMEVKLQPSEFSALGLTGNHISGHDAGGKHDDINTLHGTFQYLKSTGQMSSLNVRDLNNTRKAQMELVFFNRVPKVGSQTFMELLRRLSERNNFQFHRDAVQKVETIRLAEDQQQEMAEVISELPEPSVFIKHVCFTNFTKFNLPRPIYLNVVRDPVERVISWFYYVRAPWYFVERKAAFPDLPLPHPAWLKKDFETCVLNGDQECTYTQGVTVEGIGDHRRQSLFFCGHDYECTPFNTVGALERAKFAVEQQYAVVGVLEDLNTTLSVLEKYVPRFFEGVRDIYATSAEYLTKINKNNFKPPVSEHVKDIVRRNFTNEIEFYQFCRQRLHKQYLAAHLPQRIITDSAHLPGLIGN; this is translated from the exons TTCCGTCGAGCTGATCGCCCTGCTGGCTATTTCGTGCACCTTCTTCCTGTTCATGCACACCAACAAACTGAACAGTCGCCTCAAGGAGATGGAGGTGAAGCTGCAGCCATCCGAGTTTTCGGCCCTCGGTCTAACGGGCAACCACATCAGCGGACACGATGCGGGCGGCA AGCACGATGACATCAACACCCTGCACGGCACCTTCCAATATCTGAAGAGCACTGGCCAG ATGTCCTCCCTTAACGTGCGGGATCTGAACAATACCCGCAAAGCACAAATGGAGCTGGTATTTTTCAATCGAGTTCCCAAAGTGGGAAGTCAGACGTTCATGGAGCTCCTCCGTCGACTTTCGGAGCGCAATAATTTTCAGTTCCACCGCGATGCAGTCCAGAAAGTGGAGACAATTCGCTTGGCGGAAGATCAGCAGCAGGAAATGGCCGAGGTGATCAGCGAGCTTCCGGAACCCTCTGTCTTCATCAAGCATGTGTGCTTCACCAACTTTACCAAATTCAACTTGCCCAGACCAATTTACCTAAATGTGGTCCGCGATCCCGTGGAGCGGGTGATCAGCTGGTTCTACTACGTGAGGGCTCCGTGGTACTTCGTGGAGCGCAAAGCTGCTTTCCCGGATCTACCATTGCCCCATCCCGCTTGGCTTAAAAAAGATTTCGAAACGTGTGTCCTCAATGGCGATCAGGAGTGCACCTATACTCAAGGAGTTACCGTGGAGGGAATCGGCGATCATCGCAGGCAGAGCTTATTCTTCTGCGGTCACGACTACGAGTGCAC ACCCTTCAATACTGTGGGTGCACTGGAACGAGCCAAATTTGCCGTAGAGCAGCAGTACGCGGTGGTTGGAGTGCTGGAGGATTTGAACACCACGCTCTCAGTACTTGAAAAATATGTACCACGGTTCTTTGAGGGCGTTCGAGATATTTATGCAA CCAGCGCAGAGTACTTGACGAAGATCAATAAGAACAACTTCAAGCCGCCGGTCAGCGAGCATGTGAAGGACATAGTGCGTCGGAACTTTACGAACGAGATTGAGTTCTATCAATTCTGCCGCCAGAGACTCCACAAACAATATCTGGCTGCCCACTTACCACAGCGGATTATCACAGACTCAGCACATCTGCCCGGCCTGATTGGCAATTGA
- the LOC6618407 gene encoding deoxynucleoside triphosphate triphosphohydrolase SAMHD1 has translation MSASAVIHSPAQRRRSLPLPLSHEPKNSKLPLFPQQQQQQHGHHVQQQRPSMLIEDEVHGVIELSSHIQEIVEHPLFQRLKHVHQLGLLPLATDKKADHKRYDHCLGAYKSAQDHLRAIERNSHYEPKLPDWCRQAVEIAALLHDIGHGPMSHAWELVTNHEFDHEENAMTCVDKIFKDAINQELVSLRDDGGGRGVQLIKALILGSSEKLLFPMLGHTYIFDIVHNRRCGLDVDKWDYLRRDNKRLKILSSAEMDFDDVFLQARISPDGQRIEYRYADYHRVYRLFEARSLLHVKAYQYPLTCAMDVIFVSAVQRLAPELLSIRSKDPKWLELTDEYVLNVIEKDPISRFVKEPQRIVEVTSNDCSGSDIIRVNRVIPGPWELIKSARELVFFGNKRKKRPITRCVSQTIVSKCFKLE, from the exons ATGTCAGCCAGCGCAGTGATTCACTCCCCCGCGCAGCGACGGCGCTCTCTTCCTCTTCCCCTCTCCCACGAGCCGAAAAACTCGAAACTCCCGCTTTtcccacaacaacaacagcagcagcatggaCACCACGTACAACAACAACGCCCATCT ATGCTTATTGAGGATGAGGTTCACGGTGTAATCGAACTGTCGAGCCATATCCAAGAGATCGTCGAGCATCCACTCTTCCAGCGCCTCAAACATGTCCACCAATTGGGTCTCCTTCCGTTGGCCACCGATAAGAAGGCCGATCACAAGCGATACGATCATTGCCTTGG AGCCTACAAAAGCGCGCAGGATCACCTTAGGGCCATCGAACGTAATTCGCATTACGAGCCAAAGCTTCCGGATTGGTGTCGTCAGGCGGTGGAGATAGCCGCTCTCCTTCACGACATTGGACACGGACCAATGTCACATGCCTGGGAGTTGGTAACCAACCATGAATTTGAT CACGAGGAAAACGCAATGACCTGTGTGGATAAAATTTTCAAAGATGCCATCAATCAGGAGCTGGTCTCCTTGAGAGACGATGGTGGTGGGCGAGGTGTTCAATTGATAAAGGCTTTGATATTGGGATCCAGTGAGAAGCTGTTGTTTCCCATGCTGGGGCATACCTACATCTTTGATATTGTGCATAATCGTCGCTGCGGATTGGATGTGGATAAATGGGATTATCTGCGGCGTGATAACAAGCGCCTGAAAATACTCAGCTCTGCGGAAATGGACTTTGATGATGTATTTCTTCAGGCTCGCATATCACCCGATGGACAACGCATCGAGTATCGTTATGCAGACTATCATCGGGTATATCGCTTGTTCGAGGCGCGATCGCTGCTCCACGTAAAGGCCTATCAGTATCCTTTAACTTGTGCCATGGATGTTATTTTTGTCAGTGCAGTACAACGTCTTGCGCCAGAACTACTAAGTATTCGCTCAAAGGATCCAAAGTGGCTGGAATTGACCGACGAATATGTTTTAAATGTAATTGAAAAGGATCCTATATCGAGATTTGTTAAGGAACCCCAACGAATCGTAGAAGTCACAAGCAACGACTGTTCCGGATCGGACATCATACGGGTGAACAGGGTCATACCTGGACCTTGGGAGCTTATAAAATCCGCAAGGGAGTTAGTCTTCTTTGGCAACAAGCG caAGAAGCGTCCAATTACTCGATGTGTAAGCCAGACGATAGTCAGCAAGTGCTTTAAGTTAGAATAG
- the LOC6618414 gene encoding heparan sulfate 2-O-sulfotransferase pipe, protein MNVEREYAVVGSWEDTNVTLAVLEAYIPRFFTDATKVYYSNTKNFTINNVSHDTHLDKDVEEYLKSSFAFEIELYMFIKQRLYKQYIAVHKNEF, encoded by the exons ATGAATGTGGAACGGGAGTACGCCGTTGTGGGTAGTTGGGAGGACACAAATGTGACATTGGCTGTGTTAGAAGCCTATATACCGCGGTTTTTTACCGACGCCACAAAAGTCTACTACA GTAACACTAAAAATTTTACGATAAACAATGTTTCGCATGACACTCATCTGGATAAGGATGTGGAGGAGTATCTGAAGAGCAGTTTCGCCTTCGAGATAGAGCTATATATGTTTATCAAGCAGCGACTCTACAAACAGTATATAGCAGTGCATAAGAACGAATTTTAG
- the LOC6618410 gene encoding heparan sulfate 2-O-sulfotransferase pipe, which produces MLLTYQSHLYKSQLASLSNEKLNNTRHSRLEVLFFNRGAKVGSEALMELTQTMSPHNNMTVVTKGPMDIKSRTRSPKEQMIQAIWVTELEPGTIYIEHCNWLDFRRYRLPRPIYINLVRDPVERMISWYYYVRSAYRNAIHHRRFPNAPIKSEKWFKKSYNDCVRSGDPECQYVPGSIKDSEGNYKRQTLFFCGHDRECLPFDSQRAIQLAKLHVERDYAVVGTWEETNITLTVFEAYIPRFFKGVRNIFECRFDVEWFKNVLGTT; this is translated from the exons ATGTTACTAACAT ACCAATCCCATCTATACAAATCACAGCTTGCTTCGCTGAGCAATGAAAAGCTGAACAACACTCGGCACTCCAGGCTGGAGGTGCTCTTCTTCAATCGTGGAGCCAAAGTTGGAAGTGAAGCTCTGATGGAACTCACCCAAACCATGTCTCCCCACAATAACATGACAGTGGTTACCAAAGGACCAATGGATATTAAGTCCCGCACCCGGTCTCCTAAAGAGCAAATGATACAGGCTATTTGGGTGACCGAGTTGGAGCCGGGGACCATATACATAGAGCATTGCAATTGGTTGGATTTCCGCAGATATCGGCTACCAAGACCCATCTACATCAACTTGGTTCGCGATCCCGTGGAGCGGATGATCAGTTGGTATTACTACGTTCGTAGTGCATATCGCAATGCCATTCACCATCGACGATTTCCCAACGCACCAATTAAGTCGGAGAAGTGGTTCAAAAAGAGCTACAACGATTGTGTTCGCAGTGGTGACCCCGAGTGTCAGTACGTGCCTGGAAGCATTAAAGATTCGGAGGGTAATTATAAAAGACAAACCCTGTTCTTCTGCGGTCACGACAGGGAGTGTCT ACCCTTCGACTCTCAACGCGCCATTCAACTAGCCAAATTGCATGTGGAGCGCGATTATGCAGTCGTAGGAACTTGGGAGGAGACTAACATAACTCTGACGGTATTCGAAGCTTATATACCGCGGTTCTTCAAGGGAGTCAGGAATATTTTTGAGTGTAGGTTCGATGTCGAATggtttaaaaatgttttaggGACTACTTGA